A stretch of the Medicago truncatula cultivar Jemalong A17 chromosome 5, MtrunA17r5.0-ANR, whole genome shotgun sequence genome encodes the following:
- the LOC11431608 gene encoding protein FAR1-RELATED SEQUENCE 5 produces MFYNWYGCSHGFAGRKSRVVRNVKGEIVQQTFLCHREGNRSERNRNPDVQKRELKPISRCGCEAKIQVHIDFDSGRWYIKFFDDVHNHSFLADKYEWMLPAHMKMTKYEKYQMNTMRKYGIPTSWIYGYFATQAGGFENVGYTRRDMYNEQLKGTGSNSSNADCAIEFLKAMCARDDMMYWRHTVNQDGTLRHLFWCDGISRMDYSVFGDILAFQTK; encoded by the coding sequence ATGTTTTATAACTGGTATGGTTGTTCACATGGATTTGCCGGTAGAAAGAGCCGGGTTGTTAGGAATGTTAAAGGTGAAATTGTGCAACAAACATTTCTTTGCCATAGAGAGGGTAATAGGAGTGAGAGGAATAGAAATCCTGATGTTCAGAAAAGAGAGCTTAAACCTATTAGTCGGTGTGGTTGCGAAGCAAAAATTCAAGTACATATTGATTTCGATAGCGGGCGTTGGTACATAAAATTTTTCGATGATGTTCACAATCATAGTTTTTTGGCTGACAAGTATGAGTGGATGCTGCCTGCACACATGAAGATGaccaaatatgaaaaatatcaaatgaaTACAATGAGGAAATATGGCATTCCAACGTCATGGATTTATGGTTATTTTGCTACACAGGCTGGTGGTTTTGAAAATGTAGGCTATACAAGGAGAGACATGTACAATGAGCAATTGAAGGGGACAGGAAGCAATAGTTCTAATGCTGATTGTGCAATTGAATTCTTGAAGGCAATGTGTGCTAGGGATGATATGATGTACTGGAGGCACACTGTCAATCAGGATGGAACCCTTCGACACTTGTTTTGGTGTGATGGAATTAGTCGTATGGACTACTCGGTGTTTGGTGATATTTTGgcctttcaaacaaaataa
- the LOC11432079 gene encoding calcium uniporter protein 5, mitochondrial, whose product MWSRWSNGLLRKRAYSIFNGNHSYGGKIQSFDPFLMNMRDFRLEYGEKRKGVGYFSVVVMNQMKRGMCSSSSDSSNNDSSENGGVQSNGKGKDETISFSEAKKLMRLVNVESLKMKLGMDGKEVISYNELIEACESMGVARNSEEAAAYAKVLDEAGVILLFRDKVYLHPDKVVDLVRRAVPLALTADNDPLREELKKLLDKKEEIDVLAHRQMRRILWSGLGFGVVTVSLFFRLTFWEFSWDVMEPITFFTTATGLVIGYAYFLYTSRDPTYQDFMKRLFLSRQRKLYKRYNFDVVRCKELQYMCKTPLDAKTILKNRIGVDCDLDDALHKD is encoded by the exons ATGTGGAGTAGATGGAGCAATGGGTTGTTGAGAAAAAGGGCGTATTCAATTTTCAATGGAAATCATAGTTATGGTGGAAAAATTCAATCTTTTGATCcatttttgatgaatatgaGGGATTTTAGATTGGAATATGGTGAAAAGAGAAAAGGGGTTGGATATTTTTCAGTTGTTGTGATGAACCAAATGAAAAGGGGTATGTGTTCTTCATCTTCTGATAGTAGCAACAATGATTCATCAGAGAATGGGGGTGTGCAAAGCAATGGTAAAGGGAAAGATGAGACTATATCTTTCTCTGAAGCTAAGAAGCTTATGAGATTGGTGAATGTGGAATCTCTAAAGATGAAACTTGGTATGGATGGAAAAGAAGTTATTTCTTATAATGAACTTATTGAAGCTTGTGAGAGTATGGGTGTTGCTAGGAATTCTGAAGAGGCTGCTGCATATGCTAAGGTTCTTGATGAAGCTGGTGTTATTCTTCTCTTCAGGGATAAGGTCTATCTTCATCCTGATAAG GTGGTTGATCTGGTTAGAAGAGCAGTTCCATTAGCACTGACTGCAGACAATGATCCACTGAGGGAAGAGTTAAAGAAGCTGCTCGATAAGAAAGAAGAAATTGACGTGTTGGCGCATAGGCAGATGCGCCGCATCCTATGGTCCGGACTAGGTTTCGGTGTAGTTACTGTTAGTCTCTTCTTCAGGCTAACATTTTGGGAATTCTCATGGGATGTAATGGAGCCGATTACTTTTTTCACAACAGCAACTGGCTTAGTAATAGGTTATGCCTACTTTTTATACACATCAAGAGACCCTACTTACCAAGATTTCATGAAGAGACTCTTTCTTTCAAGGCAAAGGAAGCTTTACAAGAGGTATAACTTTGATGTTGTGAGATGCAAGGAGCTTCAATACATGTGTAAAACACCTTTagatgccaaaaccattttgaaaAATCGAATAGGAGTTGATTGCGATCTCGATGATGCTTTACACAAGGATTAA